From a single Drosophila sulfurigaster albostrigata strain 15112-1811.04 chromosome 3, ASM2355843v2, whole genome shotgun sequence genomic region:
- the LOC133840118 gene encoding basic proline-rich protein, producing MKLQCIGDLHLFRSLLVCLLAIGCLADVSLAKHHKHKRHYDASEEDHHYLPPVERDPEPHYHRHKHTRERVVDHEPKRVDHYHHYDKKPEVQNRHIHYQDVNSQLRTSTILPAASGIITRRARPNRVTYASAPNSVFHTQINVQSQDSELNSQIRPDPVVGIAPAGVQVPVGTLLPGSQLPIGLPAGAQLPTGGQLPTGTQLPAGGQLPTGALPPGGQLPTGAQLPTGAQLPANTLPNCQNPVAGNPPTGCRVVDPPGGQLPTGALPPGGQLPTGADPPGGQLPANGSPPGFPPGGQLPANGLPNGGQLPANALPNGQPNGGQLPANAFPSGSQLPTNAFPAGGQLPANAQPAGFPAGGQLPANAFPAGGQLPTNAQLNGGNGNGFPAGGQLPTNAFPGGRPLGNGNQLGVGFTVGNGNGNLNGGAQLGLPQGFSNQNLFIPAVNTQLQLGQVPLIAAPQPAVAPRPSSVLIQFDPAVGGQLPAQANVGVNPNQLIPLIGTQIGNGQQPIAQLTTAPLQNQLNPIFGVQLGTGQQPIGGNPNGFNPVFGGQLPTGAQAPTNADPNNVLGGQLPAGAQAPTNGNPNPVFGGQLPTGAQAPTNGPVFGGQLPTGAQAPTNGNPNPILGGQLPTGAQAPTNGNPNPVFGGQLPTGAQAPTNGNPNPVFGGQLPTGAQAPANADPNNAFGGQLPTAAFVLNTGNPNGAQLATTAQLTGNTNLLVANGQRLTRRRRVGRQRVRSNYQGLNVVNGNVFGQPDIQGPTNAVGNQQDTNIIDGNFYSYPIAYQRRLRLNGNSRVLLTDGDYVDDYDTTPDVGLAASTPELSYAAPDSKAAPNKTDHETAASNHATEYRDDGYHYKNPRRTT from the exons ATGAAGTTGCAGTGCATCGGCGATTTG CATTTGTTTAGATCCTTGTTGGTGTGCTTGCTGGCCATTGGCTGCCTGGCTGACGTTTCGCTGGCGAAACATCATAAGCACAAGCGCCACTACGACGCATCTGAGGAGGATCATCATTATCTGCCGCCGGTTGAGCGCGATCCGGAGCCACATTATCACAGGCACAAGCACACCAGGGAACGCGTTGTGGATCATGAACCCAAGCGTGTGGATCATTATCATCACTATGACAAGAAACCGGAGGTGCAGAATCGACACATTCATTACCAGGATGTCAATTCACAACTCCGCACCTCGACTATCCTTCCAGCAGCATCCGGCATCATTACGCGACGTGCGCGTCCCAATCGTGTGACCTACGCGAGTGCTCCAAACTCCGTGTTCCATACGCAGATCAATGTGCAGTCCCAGGACTCTGAGCTAAACTCCCAGATACGCCCAGATCCAGTTGTTGGCATTGCTCCAGCTGGAGTGCAAGTGCCCGTAGGCACATTACTTCCTGGAAGTCAGTTACCGATTGGATTGCCCGCAGGAGCTCAATTACCTACCGGTGGTCAGTTGCCTACAGGAACTCAACTGCCTGCTGGCGGTCAGTTGCCTACAGGAGCTCTGCCACCTGGTGGTCAATTGCCCACAGGAGCTCAATTGCCGACTGGTGCGCAGTTGCCAGCGAATACTTTACCCAATTGCCAGAATCCAGTTGCCGGCAATCCGCCCACTGGTTGTCGTGTAGTCGATCCTCCTGGGGGTCAGTTACCCACAGGAGCTTTGCCACCTGGCGGTCAATTGCCAACAGGAGCCGATCCACCTG GTGGACAGTTGCCAGCAAATGGTTCACCACCAGGATTCCCACCAGGCGGCCAGTTACCAGCTAACGGACTGCCAAATGGAGGACAATTGCCAGCTAATGCACTACCTAATGGACAGCCAAATGGTGGACAGTTACCTGCAAATGCATTCCCATCAGGAAGTCAGTTACCAACCAATGCATTCCCAGCTGGAGGACAATTGCCAGCCAATGCACAGCCTGCTGGCTTTCCGGCTGGAGGTCAATTGCCAGCCAATGCATTTCCAGCAGGAGGGCAGTTGCCAACTAATGCGCAGTTAAATGGTGGAAACGGAAACGGTTTTCCAGCTGGCGGCCAACTGCCAACGAATGCTTTTCCAGGTGGTAGGCCATTGGGCAATGGTAATCAACTTGGCGTGGGTTTCACtgttggcaatggcaatggcaatctCAATGGCGGTGCTCAGCTTGGACTCCCCCAAGGATTTAGTAATCAAAATCTATTTATTCCTGCAGTTAACACGCAGCTGCAACTTGGACAAGTGCCATTGATTGCTGCTCCTCAGCCAGCCGTTGCGCCACGTCCCAGCTCGGTGTTGATTCAATTTGATCCAGCTGTTGGCGGCCAATTACCTGCTCAGGCAAATGTTGGCGTCAATCCCAATCAGTTGATACCACTTATTGGTACTCAAATTGGGAATGGGCAACAGCCAATTGCCCAGCTAACCACAGCGCCTCtacaaaatcaattgaatcCCATTTTTGGTGTGCAATTGGGAACTGGACAACAACCCATTGGCGGTAATCCGAATGGGTTTAATCCAGTGTTTGGTGGTCAGTTGCCGACAGGAGCTCAAGCACCTACGAATGCTGATCCTAATAACGTTTTAGGTGGTCAGTTGCCTGCAGGAGCGCAAGCTCCCACGAATGGAAACCCAAATCCTGTTTTTGGAGGACAGTTACCCACTGGAGCTCAAGCACCAACGAATGGTCCGGTTTTTGGAGGGCAGTTACCAACTGGAGCTCAAGCACCAACAAATGGTAACCCAAATCCAATCTTGGGTGGACAGTTACCAACCGGTGCTCAAGCACCAACAAATGGCAATCCTAATCCAGTTTTTGGAGGACAGTTACCAACCGGAGCTCAAGCTCCAACAAATGGCAATCCAAATCCTGTCTTTGGCGGCCAATTGCCAACAGGAGCTCAAGCACCCGCTAATGCTGATCCAAATAACGCCTTTGGTGGTCAATTACCTACAGCAGCTTTTGTGCTAAACACAGGCAATCCAAATGGTGCTCAATTGGCAACCACAGCTCAACTGACAGGCAATACCAATCTGCTTGTTGCAAATGGCCAACGTTTGACTAGGCGTCGACGCGTTGGACGTCAACGCGTGCGATCCAACTACCAAGGCCTCAATGTGGTTAATGGCAATGTGTTCGGTCAGCCCGATATACAAGGACCGACCAACGCTGTGGGCAATCAACAGGATACAAACATTATCGATGGCAACTTCTATAGTTATCCAATTGCTTATCAACGTAGACTTCGATTGAATGGCAATAGTCGTGTTTTACTAACCGATGGCGATTATGTGGATGACTATGATACAACACCTGACGTTGGCTTAGCAGCCAGCACTCCCGAGTTGTCATATGCAGCTCCAGACAGCAAAGCAGCTCCCAACAAGACAGATCACGAAACAGCTGCCTCCAATCATGCCACAGAATATCGTGACGATGGTTATCACTACAAGAATCCAAGACGCACTACATAA
- the LOC133843376 gene encoding uncharacterized protein LOC133843376 codes for MKFIVLALALVGCVAAESGYNYANPGSSAAASVAAPVRSYVPPAAVAASAPAPVFHAAESAPAPQRSYVPPAVHSAPAPQYHAAPAPVPQYHAAPAPAPQYHAAASANVQSFAAAESAPAPVRSYVPPAAPVRAAPAPQYHAPAPQPQYHAAPAPAPQYHAAASANVQSFAAPAPSFQAAESFDSGFEAAASAPVSVSSGGGAGAGGYKYRTVRRRVHKNRA; via the exons Atg AAATTCATCGTccttgctttggctttggttggCTGCGTGGCCGCCGAATCTGGCTACAACTATGCCAATCCTGGCTCCTCAGCTGCCGCCTCGGTTGCGGCTCCAGTGAGAAGCTATGTGCCCCCAGCAGCAGTTGCCGCCTCGGCTCCAGCTCCAGTCTTCCATGCCGCTGAGTCCGCACCTGCTCCACAGCGTTCATACGTGCCACCCGCAGTCCActctgctcctgctcctcaGTACCatgctgctccagctcctgTTCCTCAGTACCatgctgctccagctcctgCTCCTCAGTACCACGCTGCCGCCTCTGCTAACGTGCAGTCCTTCGCCGCCGCTGAGTCTGCTCCCGCTCCAGTCAGATCTTATGTGCCACCTGCAGCTCCAGTTCGTGCTGCCCCCGCTCCCCAGTACCATGCCCCAGCTCCTCAGCCTCAGTACCacgctgctcctgctcctgctcctcaGTACCACGCTGCCGCCTCTGCTAACGTCCAGTCCTTTGCCGCTCCTGCTCCCAGCTTCCAGGCTGCCGAGTCCTTCGACAGTGGTTTCGAGGCTGCCGCTTCCGCTCCCGTCTCCGTCAGCTCAGGCGGTGGCGCTGGTGCCGGTGGCTACAAGTACAGGACTGTGCGTCGTCGCGTCCACAAGAACCGTGCCTAA
- the LOC133843375 gene encoding serum response factor-binding protein 1 — protein MRFIIATLALVLVATVDAGLSRPSNVYLPPAVVQRPVVTSYRPAPQVITTVQRPAVQEVDYTAPIVDTTPIRHVLRQQQVYSAPTVISTPVKQVVRQQRVYSSPIVVSNPVKQVDYTAPIVDTTPLRQVVRTQQVYGTPAVQQVVRPENVYLPPVAVQRPVVQQVVRQRRVIEAPISIQRPVVQQVVRQQRVIEAPAIVQRPVVQQVVHQQRVIEAPAIVQRPVVQKVVRQQRVIEAPAIVERPVVQQIVRQQRIIEAPIANYGVVEQPRNTYLPPSAGIDLRSSFADRR, from the exons ATG CGTTTTATTATTGCAACCCTTGCTCTGGTTTTAGTGGCCACTGTGGATGCCGGCTTGTCGCGTCCTAGCAATGTCTACCTGCCGCCAGCTGTTGTGCAGCGACCAGTTGTCACCAGCTACCGCCCAGCACCACAAGTGATCACCACTGTGCAACGTCCCGCAGTTCAAGAAGTCGATTATACTGCGCCCATTGTTGACACTACACCAATCAGGCATGTGCTCCGTCAACAGCAAGTCTACTCCGCTCCAACTGTAATCTCCACGCCAGTGAAGCAGGTGGTGCGCCAGCAAAGAGTTTACTCGTCTCCCATTGTTGTCTCCAATCCAGTGAAGCAAGTGGATTACACTGCTCCCATTGTTGATACCACTCCTTTGAGGCAAGTGGTGCGCACTCAGCAGGTTTACGGCACTCCAGCTGTTCAGCAAGTGGTGCGACCCGAGAACGTTTATCTGCCTCCTGTTGCTGTTCAGCGTCCAGTGGTTCAACAAGTGGTTCGCCAGCGACGTGTCATTGAAGctccaatttcaattcagcGTCCAGTGGTGCAGCAAGTCGTCCGTCAGCAGCGCGTTATCGAAGCTCCAGCAATCGTTCAGCGTCCGGTGGTGCAGCAAGTGGTGCACCAGCAGCGAGTCATCGAAGCTCCAGCAATCGTTCAGCGTCCGGTGGTGCAGAAAGTCGTCCGTCAGCAGCGCGTTATCGAAGCACCAGCAATCGTTGAGCGTCCGGTGGTGCAGCAAATCGTTCGTCAACAGCGAATAATTGAAGCTCCCATTGCCAATTACGGTGTGGTGGAGCAGCCAAGGAACACTTACTTGCCACCATCAGCTGGCATCGATTTGAGGAGCAGCTTTGCAGACAGGCGTTAA